The DNA window TGCTGACCACGGAGAAGGACCAATTGCGCTCCAGTCGAATTCGTGTTCTGCGGTGGAGTGAGAAGCAGTGGAACTTCGAGATCGTCCAGTCTCAGAGACTGCCGGGGATCGCGCTCGGTCATCCGGTGCTTTGGGGAGACCGGCTGTTCGTGGAAATGAACGGGCCGCAGATTGCTGCCTGGCAGCTTTCGGACAATCCGGCCGATCCGTTTCTGCGGCGAATCACCAATGCCTCCGTCCCCTACTCTGCTGATGTGCGGCTGTACCTGAAGCCCTTCGAAGGGGACCGTCTGCTGGTCGCCGGTGAGGACCTGCGGACGCTGACTCTGCTGACCAGTGCCTTCGATCAGTCCAAGTCGACAGTCGATCTGGGACGAAGTACGCAGAGTCTGCAGACGTTCGCGGGGAATTCATTCGCGGCGGGCCGCAAAGATCCCAGGATCGGCTCCACTCTGTTGCATTACAACTTCCTGCAGGACGAAACGTACTGGGTGCTGTCGACCTCGATGGATCCCGTAGCCGTTGTCCCTCGGCCAGATCCCTCGCAGGCTCCGTTCTGCATTGATTTCAATGGAAGACTCTTCGATGTTGGCCGTGCATCAAATGGTCCATACTCAATGGTCACGCCGACGGAATCAATCTTCGCCGGTTCGAGCGGCCCCCAGAACGGTTCAAGTCGACAGATCTATGCTTTACGAGATTCATCCGAGCCGCATGTGGTGTTTGTTCGTGGGAATGCCTGCAAGCTTCTCGGACATACAGGACAGGTGACACGGAGTATCACACTCCCGGAACCCTGCGAGCGTGAGCCGCTTCTGGCAGGCGATCGAATGCTCTGGACTGGCACCAGTGGGGTTCATTCCACGCCGTTGAACGAAGCCGGCGTGGCGATCGATCCCTGGCGGTTCCCTCAAGTCGCCGAACAGGAGCAACGATCCGATTATGAAATGGTCGCGGCCACAGCCGACGAGTTTCTCGTGCTCGAGGACCGGCGGCGGCTGATCAAGCTGACTGTTCGAGAAGAACCACGTCGGCATCTGGCGGAAACGTCCGACTACAGTTTCGACGATGCCGTTGTCGGCTGGTCCCCGGATGGCGAACAACTGCTGGCGACGACCTCCGATCACCAGTTGCTGAGGATCGATATCGGTTCACTGTCGCTATCTGGAACAACAGATCTGGGGGCGTTGCCGACGACGAAGCCGCATCTTGCCGGAGCTTACGCACTGGTCGAGATTGAAGGAAAGCGAATTGATGCTTACCCCCGCGGCGGAGGCGGACAGCCGTCCTGGTCACTCTCGCTGGGAACCTCTCCCCTCTCCATTCCCGTCTTTTCTCTCGATCAGGACCGATTGCTTCTGTCGCAACACGACGGAACGCTTCTGATCGTGAGCGCAGCGACTGGCGAGGAACTCGGTCGCATTCAGTTGCAGTCCGCCGTCTGCTGCGAACCGGTTCGGCGAAGTGACGTGTTGACCCTGGGATTGGAGTCTGGCAGCGTGTTGTCGCTTCCTTTGTCGCAGTTCGCTGGAGGGGCTGTAGCAACAGAGGAGGCCGCCAGTGCAAATTGAGCGATACCAGCCGTGCATTGTTCTCGCTCTGCTTTTGTCGAGCGTGTTCCTCTCGACCCCTGTCGCAGCTCAGCCGGGAGCCGAAGAACCGGAACCGGTCGAGTCGACCGAGAAGGTCGAAGCAGAAGACGCAGACGAACTTCCTCTGTTCTCTGAATTGCCGCTGCCGGAACTGGAGAGCTTGCTCGAAGGAGCCAAACAGGACTGGATTCTGTTGATTGGCGGACGCGTACTTCGTGTACCCGGTCTCTGGCCTCGTCCCGACCACCTCGAGTGGCTGGAACGGGAACAAAAAGATCTTCTCGACGACCGTCCGCCGGCCGACCCCGAACTCGCAGACTGGCTCGAAGACTACAAGCGATATTTCTACATCTACCTGGCGGTGTCTGAAGAAGGCGTCGAAGACGACTATCGGCTGCATGTCCGCTATGTGGATCGCATTCTGTACCACGAAGATCTCTGTCTGCTCAAGGTCGACAAGCTGCTGCTCGCCGGAGATATCGAGAATGCACGCCGGCTGATCAGCGCCGTGGGACGCTGGGAGAAGGTGGTCAATGATCAACGGGAAGAGGAGCGTTTGAAACGGATTCGTTGGCCCGGACTGATCGATCGCGAACGTGCTCTGCTCCGAGCTGAAGTTCAACGTGAGTTGAATACCTCCCAGTGGGAGCGGGCATTCTCATTGATCAAACGCCGCTACGTAACCGACCCGGACGATCCGCAACTGCCGATTTTGACCGGAGATGTCTTGAACGGCATCGGGAATGAAGCGTATCCACGACGGGACTATCGACGATTGCGCTATTTCATCGCGGCGGCCGTGAAGATGTTTCCGGCACAGCGTCAGGCGGGCGAATGGAAGCAGCGTCTGACGGCGGATGCCGAGACGCTCCTGGCGACGGCGGAGGAGGATGCCAAAGCCGGTAGGCGACGGGAGTCATCGTTGCGGGCCCAGCAGGCGGCTCGAATCTGGCCGTTCTCCGCTCAGATCAACCGACGCGTTCAGATCCTTCAGGAGCAGTATCAGACCCTCGATTTTGGAGTCGTTGAGAACGAGCCGGGTGGAGAGCGTGCGCTCGACGGTTTGCAGACCCACAAATGGATCGGAATCGAGCGTCTCTCCGAAGGTTATCCGTTGTACCAGTCACGGTTCATCGAGACCTGGCAGCCGGATGACCTGGGACGACGCATTACCCTGCACTTCATGCTGAACCGACAGCCGTCCGAGTCGCGTCCGATCGTCGATAGTCATCACTTCGCCAGGTCGCTTCTCGGGAGCACACTGGAACGCCGCAGCGAACAGCGGGGATTGTTCGCCAATAACCTGACCGAAGTGCATGTTGCGTCTCCCAGCGAGATCGAGATTCAGTTCGCTTCGCAAATGCCTCACCCCCTCGCCCGGCTGGCTGCGATTCTGGATGGGCAACCTGACGAAAAGCCACCCGTGTTGCTCGACAGTCACTTCCGGTACTCCGTGATCGACCAGCCGCTGCCGTTCGAAGATTTTGAATCGTGCTATCAACGTGCGTTCGAACCGCCGCGGCGCAATCAGCTGCGGAATGTCGCCGAGGTTCACCGCCACATTTATCCCGACCGACAGGAATTGCTGCGAGCCCTGTTGCGGGACGAAGTCCATCTGTTGCCGGAAACTCCGCTGGAGTATGTCGACCGCATCGGGCAGGATCAGCGCTTCGGCGTCCTGGAGTATCAGGTTCCTCAGAGTGTGGGGCTGCGATTCCGTATCGGAGGACGGCTGGATGGATTTCATGAGTACAGGCTGGCGTTGATGCTGATGCTCAATCGCGAGGACCTGTTAGCGGAAGTTGTTCCGGAAGGCAGTCCTGGTCAGTCGCTGACGAAGATTTCAAATTCGATCTGTCCATCCAGCTCGCATGCGTGGAGTCCTTCGCAGCTGATTCCGGCCTTTGATGAAACCTCCGCGCGGGCGTTGATGATTCTACTGCGACGAAATCCGAATCTGCCCTTGCAGATCCGACTCGGGTGCCCGTCCTCGGCTGATATGCGGAAGCTGGCCGCGAAGATCGCGGAGCGATGGAAACGGCTGGGAGTCGAGACGGAGATCGTTGTCGATTCGACGTCGGGAGCCGAGGCGCTGGGGTTGACCGGGTTGCCGGAAGGCACGGTTGATGTGGATCTGGTGCAGTTCTGCATGGCTGCTCCTGATCACGAACTGCCCAGGCTGGCGACGTCCCGCTCTCACATCTCGGTCGATCATCTGGCCAGCCTGCCGTCTTATGTGCGAACGACGTTACTTCGACTTGAGAATGCCAGGAACTGGAACGCCGTCAACACAATGCTTCGACAGTTACAGGATCAGATGTTGATCAATGCCTGGTACATGCCGCTCTACGAGTCGCGTCGGTTCATGACCGTTCGCCGCGAAGTCCGTCAGGTTCCCTCCACGCTGATGGAGACGTTTCAGACGCTTGATCGATGGATCGTTGAGCCGATTGTTCCGGAGTATTAATCGTCAGCGGCGGTCGAGTTGACCTGCAGGGCAAATTCCTGCTGGAGAACACGCCTCATCGTATCAAGTTCGGACTGCTTGTATTCCGCAGCTTCTTTCAGGTTTCCCCAGACCGGAGCCGGCCAGCAGGCGTCCGCGGGTTTGCGACCGATCACGTGAATATGAAGCTGAGGAACGACGTTCCCCAAGGCCGCGAAATTGACCTTGGGGTACTCAAGTTGATCCTTTAGATAGCGGGAAATGCACTCGCATTCCTGAAGGACAGTCGTCCGCAAATCGACGGAAAGATCCAGAAGGTCGATCGCGTCCGTTGCCGGGACCAGAATGAACCAGGGGACGATCGCGTTGCGATGCAGGAGCAGGTGGCACGCCTGAAAGTGGCCCAGAGCGTGGCAGTCCTGCAGAAGTTGAGGATGAATATGCATGATTCACTTGGTGCGCGAGAGTTCAACGGCTTCAGTGGTTACGGACAATCTGCAACGCATAGGCCAGTGAGTTCAGCCGCGTCACGGTGTCGTCCGCGCGGGACATGAAGACCACGGGGGCACTGGTGCCGCAAAGAATCCCTCCGAAGCGACAGTCGGCTGTGTACATGATCGCCTTCACCGTCAGGTTAGCCGAGAGGAGATCGGGAAACAGCATTCCATCGGCATGACCTGCGACCGGGTCGTCGATGTTCTTTCTCGCTCCTGCCCGAGTGGCATACGCCAGATCGAAAGAAAGCGGTCCGGAGACGGCACAGCGGTCGTCCCAGGTCTGCCGGGCGTAGGTCATGAGCGGTTCAGCATCGAGCGTGTCGGGCATCGCTTCGTTGGGTTTCTCGGTTGCCGCCATGAGAGCGATGCGAGGTGACTCGCTCCCGAGTCTGGTAGCCGTCTCCACGATGTGCCGGAGCAGATCCTGTTTCTGCCCGAGCGACGGGCGAATCGTAATCCCTGTATCGGTCATCAGAAATCGCTTATCGTCGCGGGGGATTTCCATCAGGACCATCTGGCAGATGATTCTCTCGGTTCGCAGGCCGGTCTCACGATTCAGAACGGCCCGCATGAGATCTGGTGTGGCGACCTGCCCTTTCATCAACAGAGCAGCCTGCCCGGATTGGACGCAGCGCACCGCATCCACGGCCGGCTCCTCAGAGTCCACCAGGGTGAACGAATCGAGCGAGATTTCTCTGGCGTCGGCGAGACGGCGGATCTCTACTTCGGAGCCGCAGAGGATGGGGTGAATCCAGCCTCGCTCGGTTGCCTGGCTCATGGCTTCGAGTACGGTCTCATCGGCCCCTCCGGCAGCGGCGACCGCGACGGGGGCTGAGTTTTGTTCGGCCTGTTCATAGAGCGTGTCGAAGGACGGAAGGTCTGACATTCTTTCTGGCTTTCGTCTGCTACTTCTGAGTCCACTGGGGCGCCCGTTTTCCGAGGAAGGCCGAGATTCCCTCCTGGGCATCGGCTTCGACCACGTTGGTCGTCATCACGTCGACGGCGTCCTTGTATGCATCGGATTCCGGCATCGACAGCTGACGATAGAACGCTTCCTTGCCGACGCGAACTGTCATGGCACTGGTCGCGGCAATGGCGTTGCAATACTGTTGAACGGTTTCATCGAGTTCATTCTCGGCGACGACGCGATTGATCAGACCGAGTTCCACGGCCCGCTCCGCTGAAATCGGAACGCCAGTCAGCAGCATTTCCATAGCCGCCTTAGCGGGAATTGCTCTGACAAGCGGCACCATGGGCGTGGTGCAGAACAGGCCGATCTTCACCCCGGGCGTCGCGAAGCGGGCATCTTGCGTCGCCACTGCAAGGTCGCACGCGGCAACGAGCTGGCATCCCGCCGCAGTCGCCATGCCGCGAACTTTGGCGATGACAGGTTGGGGGACCTGACGGATTTTCTGCATGACCCGCGAGCAGGTTTCAAACAGGTCCCGATACTCGTCTTCAGGCCGGTCCACCATCTCGCCCAGATCATGGCCGGCGCAGAATGCCGGACCATTCGCTCCGATAACGATCGTGCGGATCTTCGAGTCGTTTTCGAGTTCCGTCAGCGCGGTCAGCAGCTCCTGCAGCAGAGACAGCGAAAGTGCGTTCCTGCGTTCAGGCCGGTTTAAAGTAAGCTTGGCAGTCTGGTCAACGTCCTGCCTGAGCAGCAGCGGTTCAGTCATTTTGTGTCCTCATTCTGGCGTGGAATCCCGATTCTAATTGGCCTGCCGACGCCTGGCCAGTTCGCTGCGCGAAGAGCGAAAGCGACGAGACCTCGGAGGGCAGTTGAGCCGATTTGGGCGCTCTTGCAGATTTTACCCGGACGTCGCACGAATGTTCCGCCGATGATTGAAGCAGAGTCTGTGTGCCTGCTTTTTAAGTCTCTTCGTCCTCAAGTCTGCTGATGAACCTTCGTCATCTGTCGCTGCTTGCCCTTTTGTTCCTGATTTCAGGTTCCATTGCCGGCTGCGCGACACCCAGCTACGAACTGCCCGGAGGGTATAGTAGCACCTACTCGCGTGCCCTGAACTCGGGTGTTGCTCACCCGTAGGGTTTCTCGTCTTCTCCAATGGATGCGAAGTCGCTGCCGACCGGTTAGGCTATCGATTGAGAACGAATCGATGCTCTGCCCGGAAACGCCATGAACCTTGATGCCTTTTCAGCCGCGCTGGCCGAGACCTTGCGACCCGACCAGATCCTCAACGATCCGGTCGAGAGGCTCGTCTACGAGTCAGACGGATATCTGGTCGAGAAGCGAATCCCCGATCTGGTGGTCTTTCCGCAGTCAACGGCCGAACTCTCCACCATCATGCGGCTGGCTCACGAACAGCGTATTCCCGTGGTACCGCGAGGGGCGGGGACAAGTCTGGCGGGCGGATGTCTGCCCATCGATGGGGGCGTGACCGTCTGTCTGTCGCGAATGCACCAGATCCACGAAGTCAATCTGCTGGACCGCTATGCCGTTGTCGATGCAGGAGTCGTGAATGGGCGTCTCAACCAAGATCTGGTCGGAACCGGATTGCATTTTGCCCCCGATCCCTCGAGCGCGGGTGCATCGACGATCGGCGGGAATATCGCGACCAATGCCGGCGGACCACATACGCTTAAGTACGGCGTGACGTCCAATCATGTGCTTGGAATTGAAGTTGTCCTGCCTGACGGCCGAATCGTTGAATTCGGCGGACCGCAAGGCTTCGACACCGGCTGGGATCTTTCGGGCCTGTTCACAGGAAGCGAGGGGACGTTTGGCTTCTGCACCCGAGCGACCGTTCGACTGGAACGCAATCCGCAGTCCTGGCAGACCCGACTGGCGATCTTCGACCAGCTGGAAGATGCGGTCACTGTCGTAAGCGAGATTATCGGAGCGGGTGTCATTCCGGCCGCCCTTGAACTGATGGATCAGGGCATGCTGCGGGCGATCGAGGATCGGTACAAACACGGGTTGCCGACGGATGCCGGAGCAGTTCTGATCATTGAAGTGGATGGACCCGATTCCGCGACGATCGAAGAGATTGCCCGAATTGATGCGATCTGTGCCGCGGGAGCGTGCCGGGAGATCCGCAGGGCGGAAACATCGGAAGAACGTCTTGCGCTCTGGAAATGTCGCAAGCAGGCGTTCGGAGCGATCGGACTGTTAAGTACGAGCTTCTGCACGCAGGACGGCGTAGTTCCAAGAACGCGGCTGCCGGAACTGCTTAACTACGTGCTCGACGTGGCAGCGAAGTACAACTTAACGATCTTCAACGTCTTCCACGCCGGGGACGGAAACATCCACCCGATCATCCTGTTCGATGAACGTTATCCTGAGCAGGTACAACGAGTTCTGGATGCGAGTGAAGAGATCCTGCAGAGATGTCTCGACTTCGGCGGGACAGTGACGGGAGAACACGGAATCGGAATTGAGAAAATCGACTTCATGGATCGGATGTTTTCGAGCACCGATCTGGAAGTCTTCCGAGAAATCCGCAGCGTATTCAACGCTGGATCGATCACCGGTCGAGGAAAGCTGATTCCCGTCCTGGCTGCCGAGCGATCATCCTGAATGACGGCAGCCGGAGAATCGATATCGAAGAGTCGCTACCGCGAGCGTACAAGAGACTTCGTGTCTCGCAATACGTCAGGCGACAAAGATCGACTTAGCGAGAGCGGTCGACGTAGAAGTCATTCTCAAAGAGCTCGACGAGCTGTTCGATCGCTTCGTCTGCGGAGTAACCTTCCGCCTCGACGACAAGCGAGGTTCCCTGATCGGCACGAAGTGTCATCAGGTCGAATACAGCCTTGGCGTCAACTACTTGCTCATGCTTGAGAATTCGGATCTCACAGTCGTATCTGCGTGCGAGTTCGGCAATCTTGGAACACGGGACCAGATGCAGTCCATGTTCAAGATTGACAGTAACTTCTGCCCTGCAGAGGGGACTTTCTCCCATGGTAATTTGCTTTGGCTCCACCAATTTCATAACTCCTGCTTGAAGAGAGTCTGGCTCTGAGAGGACACACCGTAGACCAAAAGGTAACGCTGTTTCTATTCAGAACGTCAGACAACCTGGAATTTCCATCCGTGTGTACAGGTTCGGGAATAACACACTCGCTTCGCAAAAATGCCTGGAGAGTGTGCAGCGCGGGCGGATTGCTAAATACAGTTGGGAAACGAAGAGAATACAACCGCTGGTCAAGAGATGGTTTACGTGCCAGCCTTTGTGCTTCCTACGAGGCTGCAACCTGTGCTGGTTCGATGGGAACCCATCGATGAAACCAAATTATAAGCATGTGCTTATGAGATCGGCGATACGAATCGTCGTCAATTCGTCTGATTCTTCAGAAATTTCCCTCAACTGCCTATTGCAAGTGGCGTGCCGATTATGCGTCCGGCTCGCTGGGAAATTAAAGTTCGTTCTCGTCGGCTTCTCGAAGCAGCTCGAGAACTTGCTCCTGAGTCTTGGATTGACGAAGAAAGCTGCAGAAATTCTCGTTTCGCAGATGGCGAGAAATTGTTTCCAGGGCCCGCAAATGGTCGCCCGGACGGTCTGGTGGCGAAATCAGCATGAACAGAATGTAGACATCTTCGCCATCGAGGCTGGCAAAATCGACACCTTCTGGCGCGATGGCGATCGTGGCCACAAGTTCATCAACGGACGGGTGTTTCGTATGAGGAACAGCAATTCCTTTGCCGATACCGGTCGATCCCAGCTCTTCACGCTTCAGGATCGCGCCGACGATGCTCTCTTCGTTGTCGCTGGAGATCTGACCGGTTGCGCGGAGCCCGCCCACCAGTTTACGGATCGCATCCTCTTTGGAATTGACCTGCAGATCCGTGATGACCGAATCTTTGACAACAATCTCTGAGAACTTCATTTCTTTATGCTCCGCGGAAGGGTAAGGCATGGAAGGATGGTATGTTCAATGTAGTAAAAATCAACAGGTGGAAACGGATGCAGAGCAACTCCGCCAATTGGTCTCCACCTTCTTCCGGTTTCACCTGGTTCGTCTCGCCGGCTGGGACCGAAGTCGGCTTTGCCAGCAAGGGCATTTATCCTGGCGGGATCGAGTCGTCTCGACCGCAGGACTTAACTATTCGGGCTGTTCTGGCTCGCCCTCTTTGTTTTCAGCTTCGAGCGAAATGGCTTCTGCCAGCTCGCCGAGCGACTTGTCGCGGCGATGGTCCTGAACCTGCTCTTTGTATCGCTTGATCTGGTGTTCGATCTTGTGCAGCGCCTGATCGAACGAGATCTGCGCATCTTCGCCTTCGTAGTGAGCGACAAAGTCGTGCTTGTGTTCGGCGTCGACGAGGATTTCGACTTTGACACGGTTCCCATTGAAGTCGAACGTTACCTGAATCTGCGTGACACGCTCAAAGAAGGTCAGGAGCTTTTCAGCTTTCTCGTGAATGTAGTCCCGAACCGGTTCTCCGATACTGCCGTGTCGACACGCGATTTCAATTTGCACTGCAACTACTCCAAAGGTGAATAATTCAAATCTCGCTGAACGCCCGGAAGGAATGTCACGTCCGACCACTCAGGATCCTCCGGTCGAAGCCGGATTGTCATTCAAATTTCGTGCGTCCCGCTGGCTCCGATTGTAAGCCGGGACTCCCATCCGTCAAACGATGAATGTTGGCAATCTACAGAATCGCTTCAGGATGAACTCCTGTTGTTCCGCCTGAAACGAGGGCCGATTCAGATGCCCAGTTGCGTCTCGATGGCCGTGATCCGATCCTCAAGACGAGAGATGATCTCCTTGAGTTCGGCGAGTTCTTCTCGGAGTTCCTGCCCGCCGGACGTCTGCGGCTGCGCGGGACTGCTCTGGGGACGGGCAGGTTTCGAAGAGGCCGATGCGGACTCTTCAGGGAGATCGCTGAACTGCATCTCGCCCCGCTGTTTTTCTCCATCTGTGTACAGGGCATGGTTGACCTCGACGCCTCTTCGACCCAGATCGCCGGAGGAAGCGACGTATCCGTCCTGCATCAGCAGGCCCAGCTCTTCACGGAGTTCGTCGAGCGATTCGATGGCGGTCATCCGGCTGGCTCGACTGCGGAGTTCACCAAGTTGCTGACGCCCGCGAAGCAGAAGTTCCGCCATGATGGCCAGCTGGCCAGCATTCCATGTGGTCGCTTCGCGGAGCAGATGCCGGAACCGCTCGGTGCGTCCGCCAGCGGTCTGGACGGCGGCGATCAGGCCGCGCTGCCGCAGTCCATCCAGGACTTCTTCGAGCTCGAATTCATCGTAGTTCGTGACAGGCTCGCGATTGCTCTTCTGGTTGCATCCACTGGCAAGCGCCTTCAACGTGAGTGGGTAATACTCTGGTGTCGTTAATGATTTTTCAATAAGAACACCGAGTACGCGGCGTTCCTTTTTATTCAGAGAGCCAAGGAACTCGATCTCTCGTTCGTCGTCCTGAATCTGCATGACCTGCTCCTCCGTTGCGTTGGTGTCTGGTCCGTGGTGCTTGTCGGCACACGTTGGTGTCGTTTGTAACCCATGGTGGGAAAAACAGGAACCGTGAAATGGGTCGCTGCCGAGTCCCGAAAAGAAGCGGGATCGGTAACTCCCTGGAGCCCCGCCCTCAGAAAAATCGGGGCTGACTCTTTCCGGAAGCTGGGTAAGAAGACTAGGATTATCCGCGAGCAGTGATTGAAACGACTGGACGAAACGGGCGTGAGCCAGAATCGTCGGAACAGTCACTGCGACTGCAGGGATCGGCTTCAGCCTCTTGAGTGAGAAATGCAGAGAATGAGTGAAAGCGAACTGCCCGAGGGATCGATCGAACGTCTGAGC is part of the Rubinisphaera margarita genome and encodes:
- a CDS encoding HIT domain-containing protein; translation: MHIHPQLLQDCHALGHFQACHLLLHRNAIVPWFILVPATDAIDLLDLSVDLRTTVLQECECISRYLKDQLEYPKVNFAALGNVVPQLHIHVIGRKPADACWPAPVWGNLKEAAEYKQSELDTMRRVLQQEFALQVNSTAADD
- a CDS encoding phosphate acyltransferase; the protein is MSDLPSFDTLYEQAEQNSAPVAVAAAGGADETVLEAMSQATERGWIHPILCGSEVEIRRLADAREISLDSFTLVDSEEPAVDAVRCVQSGQAALLMKGQVATPDLMRAVLNRETGLRTERIICQMVLMEIPRDDKRFLMTDTGITIRPSLGQKQDLLRHIVETATRLGSESPRIALMAATEKPNEAMPDTLDAEPLMTYARQTWDDRCAVSGPLSFDLAYATRAGARKNIDDPVAGHADGMLFPDLLSANLTVKAIMYTADCRFGGILCGTSAPVVFMSRADDTVTRLNSLAYALQIVRNH
- a CDS encoding enoyl-CoA hydratase produces the protein MTEPLLLRQDVDQTAKLTLNRPERRNALSLSLLQELLTALTELENDSKIRTIVIGANGPAFCAGHDLGEMVDRPEDEYRDLFETCSRVMQKIRQVPQPVIAKVRGMATAAGCQLVAACDLAVATQDARFATPGVKIGLFCTTPMVPLVRAIPAKAAMEMLLTGVPISAERAVELGLINRVVAENELDETVQQYCNAIAATSAMTVRVGKEAFYRQLSMPESDAYKDAVDVMTTNVVEADAQEGISAFLGKRAPQWTQK
- a CDS encoding FAD-binding oxidoreductase — protein: MNLDAFSAALAETLRPDQILNDPVERLVYESDGYLVEKRIPDLVVFPQSTAELSTIMRLAHEQRIPVVPRGAGTSLAGGCLPIDGGVTVCLSRMHQIHEVNLLDRYAVVDAGVVNGRLNQDLVGTGLHFAPDPSSAGASTIGGNIATNAGGPHTLKYGVTSNHVLGIEVVLPDGRIVEFGGPQGFDTGWDLSGLFTGSEGTFGFCTRATVRLERNPQSWQTRLAIFDQLEDAVTVVSEIIGAGVIPAALELMDQGMLRAIEDRYKHGLPTDAGAVLIIEVDGPDSATIEEIARIDAICAAGACREIRRAETSEERLALWKCRKQAFGAIGLLSTSFCTQDGVVPRTRLPELLNYVLDVAAKYNLTIFNVFHAGDGNIHPIILFDERYPEQVQRVLDASEEILQRCLDFGGTVTGEHGIGIEKIDFMDRMFSSTDLEVFREIRSVFNAGSITGRGKLIPVLAAERSS
- a CDS encoding HPr family phosphocarrier protein, which encodes MKLVEPKQITMGESPLCRAEVTVNLEHGLHLVPCSKIAELARRYDCEIRILKHEQVVDAKAVFDLMTLRADQGTSLVVEAEGYSADEAIEQLVELFENDFYVDRSR
- a CDS encoding PTS sugar transporter subunit IIA — encoded protein: MKFSEIVVKDSVITDLQVNSKEDAIRKLVGGLRATGQISSDNEESIVGAILKREELGSTGIGKGIAVPHTKHPSVDELVATIAIAPEGVDFASLDGEDVYILFMLISPPDRPGDHLRALETISRHLRNENFCSFLRQSKTQEQVLELLREADENEL
- the hpf gene encoding ribosome hibernation-promoting factor, HPF/YfiA family; translation: MQIEIACRHGSIGEPVRDYIHEKAEKLLTFFERVTQIQVTFDFNGNRVKVEILVDAEHKHDFVAHYEGEDAQISFDQALHKIEHQIKRYKEQVQDHRRDKSLGELAEAISLEAENKEGEPEQPE
- a CDS encoding DUF480 domain-containing protein, with translation MQIQDDEREIEFLGSLNKKERRVLGVLIEKSLTTPEYYPLTLKALASGCNQKSNREPVTNYDEFELEEVLDGLRQRGLIAAVQTAGGRTERFRHLLREATTWNAGQLAIMAELLLRGRQQLGELRSRASRMTAIESLDELREELGLLMQDGYVASSGDLGRRGVEVNHALYTDGEKQRGEMQFSDLPEESASASSKPARPQSSPAQPQTSGGQELREELAELKEIISRLEDRITAIETQLGI